A window of the Lagopus muta isolate bLagMut1 chromosome 1, bLagMut1 primary, whole genome shotgun sequence genome harbors these coding sequences:
- the SAP18 gene encoding histone deacetylase complex subunit SAP18, protein MAVESRVTQEEIKKEPEKPIDREKTCPLLLRVFTTNNGRHHRMDEFSRGNVPSSELQIYTWMDATLKELTSLVKEVYPEARKKGTHFNFAIVFTDLKRPGYRVKEIGSTMSGRKGTDDSMTLQSQKFQIGDYLDIAITPPNRAPPPSSRMRPY, encoded by the exons ATGGCGGTGGAGTCGCGCGTCACGCAGGAGGAGATCAAGAAGGAACCGGAGAAGCCGATCGACCGGGAGAAG ACGTGTCCGCTGCTGCTCCGCGTCTTCACCACCAACAACGGGCGGCACCACCGCATGGACGAGTTCTCCCGCGGCAACGTGCCCTCCAGCGAGCTGCAGATCTACACCTG GATGGACGCAACTCTGAAGGAGCTCACCAGCTTGGTGAAGGAGGTGTACCCAGAAGCACGGAAGAAGGGCACGCACTTCAATTTTGCAATTGTTTTTACAGATCTCAAGCGACCGGGCTACAG GGTGAAGGAGATCGGCAGTACCATGTCGGGCAGGAAGGGCACAGATGATTCCATGACATTGCAGTCCCAGAAATTCCAGATAGGAGACTACCTGGATATAGCCATCACGCCTCCCAACCGCGCACCGCCACCTTCCAGCCGCATGAGGCCATACTGA